One Erythrobacter aureus DNA segment encodes these proteins:
- a CDS encoding demethoxyubiquinone hydroxylase family protein, with product MTKVPDHIARMIRVDQAGEFGATRIYAGQLAVMGDRGPHSAEIAGMAEQEVGHREKFDALMARRGVRPTALQPFWDRAGFALGAVTALIGPEAAMACTAAVETEIDDHYSKQLDQLHETGEDPELAAMIEEFREDEREHRDAALAAGAERAPAYPLLSGLIRLGCRAAIRISERV from the coding sequence ATGACCAAGGTTCCCGACCATATCGCCCGTATGATCCGCGTCGATCAGGCGGGGGAATTCGGCGCAACGCGTATTTATGCAGGCCAGCTTGCCGTCATGGGCGACCGCGGGCCTCATTCGGCCGAGATCGCCGGCATGGCGGAACAGGAAGTCGGGCACCGAGAGAAATTCGATGCGCTGATGGCGCGCCGCGGTGTGCGCCCGACCGCGCTTCAGCCATTCTGGGACCGCGCGGGTTTCGCCCTGGGCGCGGTGACCGCGCTGATTGGCCCGGAAGCGGCCATGGCCTGTACCGCCGCGGTCGAAACCGAAATCGACGATCATTATTCGAAGCAGCTCGACCAATTGCATGAGACGGGCGAAGACCCCGAACTGGCCGCGATGATCGAGGAATTCCGCGAGGATGAGCGCGAACACCGCGACGCAGCGCTTGCCGCCGGTGCCGAACGCGCGCCCGCCTATCCGCTGCTGTCCGGCCTCATCCGCCTCGGTTGCCGCGCCGCAATCCGCATTTCGGAGCGCGTGTGA
- a CDS encoding bactofilin family protein — protein sequence MASKGNSTFSVFGSDTAITGDIKASADLHIDGSVEGDISCSSLVQGETSSVKGAIEAESARLAGTIEGSIAARELVILKTAKITGDVFYDALTIEQGAQVEGRFAHRDARAKTPAQSAGKPELAVAG from the coding sequence ATGGCCAGCAAGGGCAATTCCACTTTTTCCGTCTTCGGTTCCGACACTGCGATCACCGGCGATATCAAGGCCTCCGCAGACCTGCACATCGACGGATCGGTAGAGGGCGACATCAGTTGTTCCTCGCTGGTCCAGGGCGAAACGAGCAGCGTCAAAGGCGCCATCGAGGCTGAGAGCGCACGCCTTGCAGGCACGATCGAGGGCTCGATCGCGGCGCGCGAGCTGGTCATTCTGAAGACCGCCAAGATCACCGGCGATGTCTTTTACGATGCGCTTACGATCGAACAGGGCGCACAGGTCGAAGGGCGGTTCGCTCACCGCGACGCGCGGGCCAAGACGCCCGCACAGTCTGCGGGCAAGCCGGAACTCGCCGTGGCCGGCTGA
- the wecC gene encoding UDP-N-acetyl-D-mannosamine dehydrogenase, which yields MRGDTKPEVCVIGLGYIGLPTAAIIARAGCPVHGVDVTQTVVDTINRGEIHIEEVDLDGLVQAVVQRGLLKASTEIAPADVFVIAVPTPFAKDGNHTPDTSYVMAAAEKVAEVLKKGDTVILESTSPVGTTEAMRDAIAAKRPDLAMPGLTDDRADISLAYCPERVLPGKILEELTHNDRSIGGITPRCARKALAFYKRFVKGECVTTDARSAEMTKLVENAFRDVNIAFANELSMIADKQGLDVWEVIRLANRHPRVNILTPGPGVGGHCIAVDPWFIVHGAPEEAKIIRQAREVNDAKMHHVLARAKALIEANPDAKVACLGLAFKANIDDFRESPARYVAAGLAREFGARIQVVEPYASELPREFDGTGAELVDIDTALEESGVLVALVDHDVFKVIPPEERRDKAVYDTRGIWPDAA from the coding sequence ATGCGTGGTGACACCAAGCCCGAAGTCTGCGTCATCGGCCTCGGTTATATCGGCCTGCCCACCGCCGCGATCATCGCGCGCGCGGGCTGCCCGGTGCACGGGGTCGACGTGACCCAAACCGTGGTCGACACCATCAATCGCGGTGAAATACATATAGAGGAAGTCGATCTCGACGGGCTGGTGCAGGCGGTGGTCCAGCGCGGCCTGCTGAAGGCCTCGACCGAGATCGCACCGGCCGATGTCTTCGTGATCGCGGTGCCGACGCCCTTCGCGAAGGATGGGAATCACACACCCGATACCTCCTATGTCATGGCCGCGGCCGAGAAGGTTGCCGAGGTGCTCAAGAAGGGCGACACGGTGATCCTCGAATCGACCTCGCCCGTCGGCACGACCGAAGCGATGCGCGATGCGATCGCGGCAAAGCGCCCCGATCTCGCCATGCCGGGCCTCACGGACGACCGAGCTGACATATCGCTCGCCTATTGTCCCGAGCGCGTCTTGCCCGGCAAGATCCTCGAGGAACTGACGCATAACGATCGATCGATCGGCGGCATCACGCCGCGCTGCGCGAGGAAGGCGCTCGCTTTCTACAAGCGGTTCGTGAAGGGCGAATGCGTCACCACCGATGCGCGCAGCGCCGAGATGACCAAACTGGTCGAAAACGCGTTCCGCGATGTGAATATCGCCTTCGCCAACGAACTGTCGATGATCGCCGACAAGCAGGGCCTCGACGTGTGGGAGGTTATCCGCCTCGCCAACCGGCATCCGCGCGTGAACATTCTGACGCCCGGCCCGGGCGTCGGCGGGCATTGCATCGCGGTGGATCCGTGGTTCATCGTCCACGGTGCGCCCGAAGAAGCAAAGATTATCCGCCAGGCGCGCGAGGTCAACGATGCCAAGATGCACCACGTTCTCGCCCGTGCGAAAGCGCTGATCGAAGCCAATCCGGACGCCAAGGTCGCTTGCCTGGGCCTGGCCTTCAAGGCCAATATCGACGACTTTCGCGAGAGCCCGGCGCGCTATGTCGCGGCAGGCCTTGCCCGGGAATTCGGGGCGCGCATTCAGGTGGTCGAACCCTATGCGAGCGAATTGCCCAGGGAATTCGACGGCACCGGAGCCGAACTCGTCGACATCGATACGGCGCTGGAGGAATCAGGCGTACTCGTCGCGCTGGTCGATCACGATGTCTTCAAGGTCATTCCGCCCGAAGAGCGGCGGGACAAGGCCGTTTACGATACGCGCGGGATCTGGCCCGACGCGGCATAG
- a CDS encoding nicotinate-nucleotide adenylyltransferase, with product MHVRRRIGLLGGSFNPAHGGHRRISLFVLRALALDEIWWMVSPGNPLKPKAGMAPLDARVRSAMDQARRAPIRVTAIERELGTRYTVDTLGAMGRRYPRYEFVWLMGADNLAQFHRWKDWRGIARRMPIAVIARPGYDAGAIASPAMAWLRRFSVPLSSFVNRGEWSAPALVILRFDPDERSATAIRRADPDWAARYTGPPPRDQVTHRMILSGEETTAP from the coding sequence ATGCACGTTCGGCGGCGAATCGGGCTGTTGGGCGGCAGTTTCAATCCGGCGCATGGCGGCCATCGGCGGATTTCGCTATTCGTCCTCCGCGCCCTCGCGCTCGATGAAATCTGGTGGATGGTTTCGCCTGGCAATCCGCTCAAGCCCAAAGCGGGCATGGCGCCGCTCGATGCCCGCGTCCGTTCGGCCATGGACCAGGCCAGGCGCGCGCCGATCCGCGTGACCGCGATCGAACGAGAGCTGGGAACGCGCTATACCGTGGATACGCTCGGTGCGATGGGTCGGCGCTACCCCCGATATGAATTCGTGTGGTTGATGGGGGCGGACAATCTCGCGCAGTTCCACCGCTGGAAGGACTGGCGGGGGATCGCGCGAAGGATGCCGATTGCGGTCATCGCCCGACCTGGTTATGATGCGGGTGCTATCGCGAGCCCCGCGATGGCCTGGCTGAGGCGCTTTTCCGTGCCCCTGTCCAGCTTCGTGAACAGGGGCGAATGGAGCGCACCGGCACTGGTGATATTGCGTTTCGATCCCGATGAACGATCGGCCACGGCCATTCGCCGCGCCGATCCCGATTGGGCCGCACGTTACACCGGGCCGCCTCCGAGGGACCAAGTGACACATCGTATGATTTTGTCGGGGGAGGAAACCACCGCGCCATGA
- a CDS encoding disulfide bond formation protein B codes for MDLSQNARFARGLALASPALLLGGAYISEYGFGLYPCEMCWWQRWPHFAAVGLALIAFVIPPARVWTALAALAILASGAIGLFHAGVEYGWWPGITSCAVVSGGGSGNALEDIMNTPLVRCDAPAWTLFGISLAGYNFLISTAGGLAVLGLLAKDRRA; via the coding sequence ATGGACCTTTCGCAGAACGCCCGTTTCGCCCGTGGCTTGGCTCTTGCCTCGCCCGCGCTGTTATTGGGCGGCGCCTATATTTCCGAATATGGGTTCGGCCTCTACCCATGCGAAATGTGCTGGTGGCAGCGCTGGCCGCATTTTGCCGCCGTTGGGCTCGCGCTGATCGCCTTCGTCATTCCCCCGGCGCGGGTCTGGACGGCCCTTGCCGCCCTGGCGATACTTGCATCGGGCGCGATCGGCCTGTTCCATGCCGGGGTCGAATACGGCTGGTGGCCCGGGATCACATCCTGCGCGGTGGTTTCGGGCGGCGGCAGCGGCAATGCGCTGGAAGACATCATGAACACACCGCTGGTGCGGTGCGACGCACCGGCCTGGACGCTGTTCGGCATCAGCCTGGCCGGCTATAATTTCCTTATCTCGACGGCTGGCGGACTTGCGGTGCTGGGGCTCTTGGCGAAGGATCGCCGCGCATGA
- a CDS encoding long-chain-fatty-acid--CoA ligase, translating into MDVSKLPNYHPVAWDTRFEPIALPDMFARTAQASPSAPLLHFLGRTYSYSELYRDARAFAHALKARGIAEGDRVGLFLPNVPSYVVGYYGAMMAGAVVVNFSPLYAVEELEEQVADSGTRLLVTVDVPELYATAEEVLRGSELETLVVSSLSQMLPRLKGIALRLFARSKVAKVDYRADILRWNDLLKQGERSGGQLPTVDPQSLALLQYTGGTTGTPKGAMLTHANLSINAQQTAGLNPFGDPANEVFMGALPFFHVFANTALLNHAVVTGASIAMVPRFETKQVLQTIEKYGATGFPGVPTMFQALLDHPDLAKTDLSSLRICISGGAPLPGPLREKFEAATGVRLVEGYGLTESAGVVSANPYEGTRKPGTIGQVLMQTEVLLLDKEDPAIVVADGEPGELALHGPQVMQGYWNRPEAAQEVFIEHRGKTWLRTGDVATMDEDGFLQIVDRIKDMIAVGGFKVFPSQVEDVLVEHEAIKEALVIGRPDAYRGEAPVAYVTLETEGQATAEELRGWLNARIGKHERVDEVVIRTDLPKTMIGKLDRKALRAEVLD; encoded by the coding sequence ATGGATGTAAGCAAGTTGCCGAACTACCACCCGGTCGCATGGGATACGCGTTTCGAACCGATCGCGCTTCCCGACATGTTCGCGCGGACAGCCCAGGCCTCTCCCTCTGCGCCATTGCTGCATTTCCTCGGGCGCACATACAGCTATTCCGAACTCTATCGCGACGCGCGGGCTTTCGCTCATGCCCTCAAGGCGCGGGGTATCGCCGAAGGGGATCGTGTCGGCCTGTTCCTGCCCAATGTGCCGAGCTACGTGGTGGGCTATTACGGGGCGATGATGGCGGGGGCCGTGGTGGTCAATTTCTCTCCGCTCTATGCGGTCGAGGAACTGGAAGAGCAGGTTGCCGATTCCGGCACGCGTCTGCTCGTCACCGTCGATGTGCCCGAACTCTACGCAACGGCGGAAGAGGTGTTGCGCGGTTCCGAGCTTGAAACGCTGGTCGTCAGCTCGCTCTCGCAAATGCTCCCCAGGCTCAAGGGAATCGCCCTGCGACTGTTCGCACGCAGCAAAGTGGCGAAGGTCGATTATCGCGCGGATATTCTCCGCTGGAACGATTTGCTGAAGCAGGGCGAAAGGTCAGGCGGACAGCTTCCGACGGTCGATCCGCAGTCGCTCGCGCTTCTTCAATATACGGGCGGGACGACCGGCACGCCCAAGGGCGCGATGCTTACCCATGCGAACCTTTCCATCAATGCGCAGCAAACCGCCGGTCTCAACCCGTTCGGTGATCCGGCGAACGAAGTGTTCATGGGCGCGCTCCCCTTCTTTCACGTCTTCGCCAACACGGCCTTGCTCAACCATGCGGTCGTGACGGGGGCGTCGATCGCGATGGTCCCGCGGTTCGAAACCAAGCAAGTGCTGCAAACGATAGAGAAATATGGCGCGACCGGGTTTCCCGGTGTGCCCACCATGTTCCAGGCGTTGCTCGACCATCCGGATCTGGCCAAGACCGATCTTTCCAGCCTCCGAATATGCATCTCGGGCGGCGCACCGCTGCCCGGCCCCTTGCGCGAAAAATTCGAGGCGGCGACGGGTGTGCGTCTGGTCGAAGGCTACGGTCTCACGGAAAGCGCGGGCGTGGTCTCGGCCAATCCCTATGAAGGGACGCGCAAGCCCGGAACCATCGGCCAGGTCCTGATGCAGACCGAGGTTCTGCTGCTCGACAAGGAGGATCCCGCGATTGTCGTAGCTGACGGGGAACCGGGAGAACTCGCGCTTCATGGCCCGCAAGTCATGCAGGGGTATTGGAATCGGCCCGAGGCCGCCCAAGAGGTCTTCATCGAGCATCGCGGCAAGACGTGGCTGCGTACCGGCGACGTCGCGACAATGGACGAAGACGGGTTTCTCCAGATCGTCGATCGTATCAAGGACATGATCGCGGTAGGCGGGTTCAAGGTCTTTCCCAGCCAGGTCGAAGACGTGCTGGTGGAACACGAAGCGATCAAGGAGGCGCTGGTTATCGGCCGTCCGGACGCGTATCGGGGCGAAGCGCCGGTGGCCTATGTCACGCTGGAGACAGAAGGGCAGGCAACCGCGGAAGAGCTTCGCGGCTGGCTCAACGCGCGTATCGGCAAGCATGAACGGGTCGATGAGGTCGTGATCCGCACCGATTTGCCGAAAACGATGATCGGCAAGCTCGACCGCAAAGCCTTGCGCGCCGAAGTTCTGGACTGA
- a CDS encoding murein hydrolase activator EnvC family protein has protein sequence MKARRCCSGGERNSSPSPSRNDCGRARPRAARIGRRSGLSSLPSRRSIWTSWWGGWKRRARCANDLPCCPARCRAPPIQGPRGSPSRRPARTQRHRTASALPAACRGRDYRGFRRGERQRPATGRDRTRGPATRASRRSGAGRVGFAGPYRGFGRIVIIEHANGWTTLVTGLEILDVAVGQNVTAGSPLGLAPTQRGEVTLELRHGGEPVNPLDHLR, from the coding sequence GTGAAAGCGAGGCGGTGCTGCTCCGGCGGCGAAAGGAACTCGTCGCCCTCGCCGAGCAGGAACGACTGCGGGCGCGCCAGGCCGCGGGCGGCGCGGATAGGGAGGCGCAGCGGGCTCTCGTCCTTGCCGAGCAGGCGATCGATCTGGACGAGCTGGTGGGGCGGTTGGAAGCGGCGGGCTCGCTGCGCGAACGACTTGCCATGCTGCCCGGCCCGGTGCCGCGCCCCGCCGATCCAGGGGCCGCGAGGGTCGCCGTCACGCCGCCCAGCCCGAACCCAGCGCCACCGAACCGCCAGCGCGCTACCTGCTGCCTGTCGCGGGCGAGATTACCGCGGGTTTCGGCGAGGCGAGCGCCAGCGGCCAGCGACAGGCCGGGATCGCACTCGCGGCCCGGCCACGCGCGCAAGTCGTCGCTCCGGGGCGGGGCGTGTCGGATTCGCCGGGCCGTATCGCGGCTTTGGCAGAATCGTCATTATCGAGCACGCCAATGGCTGGACCACGCTCGTCACCGGTCTCGAAATTCTCGATGTTGCGGTGGGACAGAATGTGACGGCAGGCTCACCGCTCGGTCTCGCCCCAACGCAGCGCGGCGAAGTGACGCTCGAGCTGAGGCATGGCGGCGAGCCGGTGAACCCGCTAGACCACCTGCGATAG
- the rsfS gene encoding ribosome silencing factor gives MTQAHTGPASSGTEPAQVINLADATTDPLLKLVLQQLDDDQAQEVVTIDLEGKSSIADHMVIASGRSTRQVAAMAQKLAEKVKQAGFGPVKLEGLPAADWVLLDAGDVVVHLFRPEVRSFYNLERMWAFGDAPPVAGTA, from the coding sequence ATGACACAGGCGCATACAGGCCCGGCTTCATCCGGGACCGAACCCGCCCAGGTGATCAACTTGGCTGACGCTACAACCGATCCGCTGCTCAAACTCGTGCTGCAACAGCTCGACGACGATCAGGCGCAGGAAGTCGTGACCATCGATCTCGAAGGCAAAAGCTCGATCGCCGATCACATGGTGATCGCTTCGGGGCGTTCGACCCGTCAGGTCGCAGCGATGGCGCAGAAACTTGCCGAAAAGGTTAAACAGGCGGGATTCGGGCCGGTAAAGCTCGAAGGGCTTCCCGCTGCCGACTGGGTCCTGCTCGACGCCGGCGACGTGGTCGTCCACCTGTTCCGCCCGGAGGTCCGTAGCTTCTACAACCTCGAGCGCATGTGGGCTTTTGGCGACGCGCCACCCGTGGCTGGCACGGCCTAG
- a CDS encoding S41 family peptidase, with product MKFAALARSAALVTAVALIPATTASLAQVEGRAGPEFARVLAVYQRIKTSYVEPVDDDKLVRGMIDGMLTALDPHSGYLDGSDLQRLETMIDGNYSGLGLSVVAEDGAVKVISPFRGSPADEAGIKAGDFITHLDGRLIVGQKLDESVAQMRGRSGTSIDLTIFRPGRDEPFDVTVTRGVIELEPVTWELQDGNIGHIMINEFSRDVGSDVFAAWEGLRSKATGRLNGLVLDLRSNPGGSLDEAVALSDLFLTDGRIVSQRGRARGENITYDAETVFRGDIAEGLPIVVLIDAGSASASEIVAGALQDHRRAVVMGERSFGKGSVQSLLPLGRDAALKLTTARYYTPSGHSVQEGGITPDITVPQLSDPDLAKRSRFQMRESDLRGHLINELGIDDDAVEKDKRDDPRFLQTAEELKEKGIEDFQLHYALETLRRTSPKSIAARTK from the coding sequence TTGAAGTTCGCCGCACTCGCCCGCTCGGCTGCTCTCGTGACTGCGGTCGCGTTGATCCCTGCGACCACTGCCAGCCTGGCGCAGGTCGAGGGGCGCGCGGGTCCGGAGTTCGCCCGCGTCCTGGCGGTCTACCAACGGATCAAGACAAGCTATGTCGAGCCGGTCGATGACGACAAGCTTGTGCGCGGCATGATCGACGGCATGCTGACCGCGCTCGATCCCCACTCGGGTTATCTCGACGGCAGCGATCTCCAGCGCCTGGAGACCATGATCGACGGGAACTATTCGGGGCTGGGCCTGTCGGTCGTCGCCGAAGATGGCGCGGTGAAGGTGATATCGCCCTTCCGTGGCAGTCCGGCCGACGAGGCGGGGATCAAGGCCGGCGACTTCATCACGCACCTCGACGGGCGGCTGATCGTCGGGCAGAAGCTGGACGAATCCGTTGCGCAGATGCGCGGCCGTTCGGGAACGTCGATCGATCTGACCATCTTCCGTCCCGGCCGCGACGAGCCCTTCGATGTGACCGTTACGCGGGGCGTGATCGAACTCGAGCCCGTCACCTGGGAACTGCAGGACGGCAATATCGGCCACATCATGATCAACGAATTCTCACGCGATGTCGGCAGCGATGTCTTTGCCGCGTGGGAAGGCCTGCGGAGCAAGGCTACGGGGCGTCTCAACGGTCTCGTGCTCGATCTGCGGTCCAATCCCGGCGGTTCTCTGGATGAAGCGGTGGCGCTGTCGGATCTGTTTCTGACCGACGGACGAATCGTCTCGCAGCGTGGCCGCGCCCGGGGAGAGAACATCACCTACGATGCGGAAACGGTGTTCCGCGGCGACATAGCCGAAGGGCTCCCAATCGTCGTGCTGATCGATGCGGGGTCCGCTTCGGCATCGGAAATCGTCGCCGGTGCGTTGCAGGACCATCGCCGCGCGGTGGTCATGGGCGAGCGCAGCTTCGGCAAGGGCAGCGTTCAATCGCTGCTGCCGCTGGGCCGCGATGCAGCGCTGAAGCTGACGACGGCGCGTTATTATACGCCGTCGGGCCATTCGGTTCAGGAGGGGGGGATTACCCCGGATATTACCGTGCCGCAGCTTTCCGATCCCGATCTTGCGAAGCGTTCGCGCTTCCAGATGCGCGAATCGGATCTGCGCGGCCATCTCATCAACGAGCTCGGCATTGACGATGACGCGGTGGAAAAGGACAAGCGTGACGATCCGCGCTTTCTCCAGACAGCGGAAGAGCTGAAGGAGAAGGGTATCGAGGATTTCCAGTTGCACTATGCGCTGGAAACGCTGCGCCGGACCAGCCCGAAGAGCATTGCCGCGCGGACGAAATAG
- a CDS encoding M23 family metallopeptidase: MSNKIATSGWGSRVRSWFPDREFFMRSEGQVRFITISSKVQITVAAIALAALIVWAVSMAVAGWTQYRATADRLSLLDREAKVATATERVNAYREDIDAVATDLVKRQEFIEDMVSSLPDDVKSVAKVSNSAGEAAATVDKVSLSIPEATALARIEARQLAFVEGLTRYADWRAQRAAAALKSLGLNPDTMIRNADRSAMGGPLEKLVTSADGTIDPRFERLGLSIARMAALERGLAGIPQVTPARKDMISSGFGYRRDPFTRRGAMHKGLDFKGAIGTPIRAASTGRVSFVGWKGGYGKTVEITHGNGLMTRYAHMSRFETKVGQRVEAGDTIGAIGNTGRSTGPHLHFEVRINNRAVNPRTFLETAPNVLEEIRRAPQFASAE, encoded by the coding sequence TTGAGCAACAAGATTGCCACGAGTGGCTGGGGGAGCCGCGTGCGAAGCTGGTTTCCCGATCGCGAATTCTTCATGCGATCGGAAGGGCAGGTTCGCTTCATCACCATTTCGTCGAAAGTCCAGATAACCGTCGCCGCCATCGCTTTGGCGGCGCTGATCGTTTGGGCCGTTTCGATGGCTGTAGCTGGCTGGACTCAATATCGGGCGACTGCCGATCGGCTTTCCTTGCTCGACCGCGAAGCGAAGGTTGCCACCGCAACCGAGCGTGTGAACGCTTACCGCGAAGACATCGATGCTGTCGCGACAGACCTGGTGAAGCGCCAGGAATTCATCGAGGACATGGTTTCCTCGTTACCGGATGATGTGAAGTCGGTCGCCAAGGTGAGCAATTCGGCGGGTGAAGCTGCCGCCACGGTCGACAAGGTCAGCCTGTCGATTCCAGAGGCCACCGCACTTGCGCGGATCGAAGCCCGCCAGCTTGCTTTCGTCGAAGGGCTGACCCGCTATGCGGACTGGCGCGCCCAGCGCGCTGCCGCCGCGCTTAAGTCGCTTGGCCTCAATCCCGACACCATGATCCGCAACGCCGACCGCAGCGCCATGGGTGGTCCGCTGGAAAAGCTCGTGACCAGTGCCGATGGCACGATCGACCCGCGTTTCGAGCGGCTCGGCCTGTCGATCGCGCGGATGGCGGCACTCGAACGTGGCCTCGCCGGTATCCCGCAGGTCACCCCGGCACGCAAGGACATGATTTCGAGCGGGTTCGGCTATCGGCGCGATCCCTTCACCCGCCGTGGCGCCATGCATAAGGGTCTCGACTTCAAGGGCGCAATCGGCACGCCGATCCGCGCCGCTTCGACCGGTCGCGTCAGCTTCGTCGGCTGGAAGGGTGGCTATGGCAAGACTGTCGAGATCACGCACGGCAATGGCCTGATGACACGGTACGCCCATATGTCGCGCTTCGAAACAAAGGTGGGTCAGCGCGTGGAAGCGGGCGACACCATTGGCGCGATCGGCAATACCGGCCGATCGACCGGACCCCACCTCCATTTCGAGGTTCGCATCAATAATCGCGCGGTCAACCCGCGCACCTTTCTGGAGACTGCCCCCAATGTTCTCGAAGAAATCCGGCGAGCTCCCCAATTCGCCTCAGCCGAATAA
- the wecB gene encoding non-hydrolyzing UDP-N-acetylglucosamine 2-epimerase yields the protein MATPRKILTVFGTRPEAIKLFPLVHALADDPRFESRVCISAQHREMLDQVLDIAGIVPDHDLDLMTPGQTLDALTARALVEIGAVLDEEKPDWVVVQGDTTTVMAGALAAYYRKIPVCHVEAGLRSGDIYHPWPEEVNRRVVGGFAALHCAPTETAREALLRENVDRENVHVTGNTVIDALQWVTARIAQEPSLACGLADLEARFSGKRIIGMTSHRRENFGEGMQNIANAVKDIASRDDVAVIFPVHLNPNVRAVMKEQLVGLDNVALIEPLDYPHFARLLDISHIMLTDSGGVQEEAPALGKPVLVMRETTERPEGVEAGTAKLVGTDTNTIVRETNRLLDDGAAYAAMARAHNPFGDGHSAARIADLLASA from the coding sequence ATGGCTACGCCCCGCAAGATCCTCACCGTTTTCGGGACGCGTCCCGAAGCGATCAAGCTGTTCCCGCTGGTCCACGCTCTCGCTGACGATCCGCGTTTCGAAAGTCGCGTGTGCATTTCCGCGCAGCATCGCGAGATGCTCGATCAGGTGCTCGATATCGCCGGGATCGTGCCCGATCACGATCTCGACCTGATGACGCCGGGGCAGACGCTCGATGCGCTGACCGCGCGGGCGCTTGTCGAGATCGGCGCCGTGCTTGACGAGGAGAAGCCCGATTGGGTGGTCGTCCAGGGCGATACCACCACGGTAATGGCGGGGGCTCTCGCTGCCTATTACCGGAAAATCCCCGTCTGCCATGTCGAGGCGGGTTTGCGCAGCGGTGATATCTACCACCCCTGGCCCGAGGAAGTGAATCGCCGCGTGGTCGGCGGCTTCGCCGCGCTCCATTGTGCGCCGACCGAAACCGCGCGCGAGGCTCTGCTGCGCGAAAACGTCGATCGGGAAAACGTCCATGTCACTGGAAACACGGTGATCGACGCGCTCCAGTGGGTGACTGCGCGAATTGCCCAGGAGCCATCGCTTGCTTGCGGCCTCGCCGACCTCGAGGCGCGTTTCTCGGGCAAACGGATTATCGGCATGACCAGCCATCGCCGCGAGAATTTCGGCGAGGGCATGCAAAATATCGCCAATGCGGTTAAAGATATAGCTTCACGTGATGACGTTGCGGTTATTTTCCCGGTGCACCTCAACCCTAATGTGCGCGCCGTGATGAAAGAACAGCTTGTCGGTCTCGACAATGTCGCGCTGATCGAGCCGCTAGATTACCCGCATTTCGCGCGTTTGCTCGATATCAGTCACATAATGCTCACCGATAGCGGGGGCGTGCAGGAGGAAGCGCCTGCCCTGGGCAAACCGGTGCTTGTCATGCGCGAAACCACCGAACGACCGGAAGGCGTCGAGGCCGGAACCGCAAAGCTGGTCGGTACCGATACGAACACTATCGTGCGCGAAACCAACCGCCTGCTCGATGACGGTGCGGCCTATGCCGCCATGGCCCGCGCCCACAATCCTTTCGGTGACGGGCACTCGGCGGCCCGCATCGCGGACCTTCTCGCATCCGCCTGA
- a CDS encoding 23S rRNA (pseudouridine(1915)-N(3))-methyltransferase RlmH, with translation MLLHVIARGKIGRSPEAELVARYEKRLTWPTKYTELPDTGGRVPEPQTPCRTVLLDERGRDLSSEKLAEILGRWRDDGIRECRFMLGAADGHPEEDRDEADLLLAFGKATWPHLLARAMLAEQLYRATTIIAGHPYHRSG, from the coding sequence ATTCTTCTTCACGTCATTGCCCGAGGAAAGATCGGTCGGTCGCCCGAGGCCGAACTGGTCGCGCGCTATGAAAAGCGCCTTACATGGCCGACCAAATATACCGAGTTGCCCGATACCGGGGGGCGTGTTCCCGAACCGCAAACACCCTGCCGGACCGTGCTTCTCGACGAGCGCGGAAGAGATCTCTCGTCCGAGAAACTCGCCGAAATACTGGGGCGCTGGCGCGATGACGGCATACGTGAATGCCGCTTCATGCTGGGCGCGGCGGACGGGCATCCGGAAGAGGACCGCGATGAGGCCGATCTCTTGCTGGCTTTTGGCAAGGCCACCTGGCCTCACCTTCTGGCCCGCGCCATGCTTGCCGAACAACTATATCGCGCAACGACCATAATTGCCGGCCACCCCTATCATCGCAGTGGATGA